The sequence below is a genomic window from Streptococcus oralis.
ATCACGGTCATGCGTGACAAAGGCACGCACTGTACGATTGATCTGCGAGAGCACTTCTTGTCCCATAGCATAGAACTGGTTGTGCAATTTCTCCAAATCTTCTTCAAATTGAGATCGTAACATCATTCAACTCCTTATCCAAATTTTCCTGTAATATAATCTTCTGTTTCCTTGTTTTGAGGGGAAAGGAACATCTTCTTCGTATCATTAAACTCAATCAAATCTCCATCTAGGAAAAAGCCAGTCTTATCAGAGATACGAGAAGCCTGCTGCATGGAACGCGTTACCAAGAGCATGGTGTATTTGTCTTTTAGACCATACAAGGTTTCCTCAATCTTTCCAGCCGAGATAGGATCCAAGGCCGAGGTTGGTTCATCTAAGAGGATAATTTTCGGGCTAGTTGCCAAAACACGGGCAACACAGACACGTTGCTGTTGACCTCCTGAAAGACCAATGGCTGAATCATGCAAACGGTCCTTGACCTCATCCCAGATAGAAGCACGTTGCAAGGCCTTTTCTACTGCTTCATCAAGGACTTGTTTATCCTTGACTCCATTGATTCGCAGTCCGTAAACAACATTTTCGTAGATAGACATAGGGAAGGGATTGGGCTGTTGGAAAACCATGCCGATTTCCTTACGCAATTCAACTGTATCTGTGCGAGGACTATAGATATTGTGACCGTTGTAAATCACTGTTCCAGTTGTCGTCACCTCAGGGTTTAAATCTCCCATGCGGTTGATGGCCTTGAGAAGAGTTGACTTCCCTGAACCTG
It includes:
- the pstB gene encoding phosphate ABC transporter ATP-binding protein PstB, coding for MTEPILQVKDLSVYYNKKKALNSVSLSFQPKEITALIGPSGSGKSTLLKAINRMGDLNPEVTTTGTVIYNGHNIYSPRTDTVELRKEIGMVFQQPNPFPMSIYENVVYGLRINGVKDKQVLDEAVEKALQRASIWDEVKDRLHDSAIGLSGGQQQRVCVARVLATSPKIILLDEPTSALDPISAGKIEETLYGLKDKYTMLLVTRSMQQASRISDKTGFFLDGDLIEFNDTKKMFLSPQNKETEDYITGKFG